The DNA window CAATGTCGACACGTCGACGAGGGGCGACAGGTCGGTCACGGCGGTCTGGGAAATGTCCAGTTCCTGCAGCGCGGGATGCCCGGCAAGCTGGGACAGGTCCGAGATGTCGGTCGCGAAGATCTGCAAGACGCGAAGGTTGGGCATATCCGCGACGAAGGAAATGTCGGAAATGTTGCTGGACCCGATGTTCAGCACGGTCAGATCGGTCAATTGCGACAGGGCGCTGGAGTCGTTCACCTGCGCGCCGAAAAGGCTCAGACGGGTCAGGTTCGGCAGGCCGGTAAGCAGGCTCAGGTCGTCGGCCTCGACCCCCATGCTCATGATCGTGCGGATGTTGGCGTTTCCCTGAAATTCTGACAGCCAGTCAAACTGTGGCCCGCGCATCGAAACGATGCTTTCGGATTGGGACGTCACGCATTGCGATCCGAAACGGATACCGGGCAGGCCGTCCGCGTCACACGGGATCGGGGGACCGTTCTGTTCGGCGACGGTGGTGCGGGCTTTTTCGAGGATGAACTCCGTGGTCCGTGGCAGCCGCGCCTTGACGACCGGATGCTTCGCCATCTCCTCGATCTCGGCCAGCAGCTTTTCGTCGTGGCTGGGTTCAGCGGCGGCCTTGGGGCCGGTGGCCTGCGACCATGTCACCAGGCCCGCGCCCACCATAAGGATGACCCCGACGATCAGCCCGATAAAGGCAATGTATTTAGACACTGTTTTGCCCCTGAAATGAAACTGTCACGCGAGTGGTTCGCGCGGCAGTCTCTTTCTTCATTGGGACGAAAGATGGGCGTCCTTGGTGAAATTCGAGGGCGCGGCCTAGCTGGCCGCTTTCATCAGCCCTTCGTCTTTCAATTGCTTATGCGCGAGGTCGAGGGCGATGGTTGCCCGTTCGACCAGCGTGTCGATCTCGGACTTGGTGATGACCAGCGGCGGCGAGATCACCATGCGGTCGCCGACGTGACGCATGATCAGGCCGTTGGCAAAGCAATGCTCGCGGCAGATCAGGCCCGCGGTCCCGGCATCGGCGGCGAACTTGGCGCGGTTGGCCTTGTCGGGGCTGAGCGCGATGGAGCCCATGAGGCCGCAGATCGCCGCCTCGCCCACCAGCGGGTGATCGGCCAGGGTTTGCCACTTTTCCTTCAGGTAGGGCGCGGTCTCGGCGCCGACGCGGGTGACGATGCCTTCCTCGTCGAGGATGCGCAGGTTTTCCAGCGCGACGGCGCAGGTTACCGGGTGGCCGGAATAGGTGTAGCCATGCGCGAATTCGCAACCGTTCAGCACCTCGGCCACCTCGTCGCTGACCAGTGAGCCGCCGACGGGCGCGTAGCCCGAGCTAACGCCCTTGGCGATGGTCATGACGTCGGGCTTGATCTCGAAGGTTTCCGAGCCGAACCAGTTGCCGGTCCGCCCGAAGCCGCAGATCACCTCGTCGGCGATCAGAAGGATGTTGTACTTGCGGCAGATGCGCTGGATCTCGGGCCAGTAGGTTTCGGGCGGAACGATCACGCCGCCCGCACCCTGCACGGGTTCGCCGATGAAGGCGGCGACCTTGTCTTCGCCCAGTTCGAGGATCTTGTGTTCGAGCTGGCGGGCGCGTTCCAGGCCGAATTCGGCTGGATCAGTGTCTTTTCCTTCGCCGTACCAATAGGGCTGGTCGATGTGATGGATGTCCGGGATCGGCATACCGCCCTGGGCGTGCATCGCGGACATCCCGCCAAGCGAGGCGCTGCCCAAGGACGAGCCGTGATAGGCGTTCTTGCGGCTGATGATCGCCTTCTTCCCGGGATGGCCCTTCTGCTCCCAATAGGTGCGCACGATGCGGATATTGGTGTCGTTCGCCTCGGACCCGGAGGAGGCGAAGAAGACGTGGTTCAGGTCGTGCGGCGTCAGCTGCGCCAGCTTGTCGGCCAGCGCGATGGCGGGCACGTGGGTCGTCTGGAAGAAAGTGTTGTAGTAGGGCAATTCCTTCATCTGGCGGGCGGCGGCCTCGGCCAGTTCCTCGCGGCCATAGCCGATGTTGACGCACCACAAGCCCGCCATGGCGTCGAGATAATCGTGCCCTTCGCTGTCGGTCAGGGTCACGCCCTTGGCGCGGGTGATAACGCGCGCGCCCTTCTTGTTGAGCGCGTCGCCATGGGTGAAGGGGTGCAGGTGATGCGCGGCGTCCAGCGCCTGAAGCTCGGCGGTGGGCATATGATTGGTGATGGCGGTCATGGCGGTACCTTTCATGATCGGGGGACAGGACAGGGCGGGCCGGTCCGTTTGCGCCAGAATATGATCAAATTATTCGGAGTCAATCGAATCACGATGCACCGGCGGTCTGCTCCAGCGAAACGCGGACCTGCTCCATTCCCTGGATCACGTCCTCGCGGATGGCGCGGGCCGCGGCTTCGGCATCGCGGGCATGCATGGCGTTCAGCATGTCCTTGTGCTTGTCCGGCAGGTTCTGGGTGCCCATCCGCCCGCAGACGACCCGCAGGGAGGGACCGAACCGCAGCCACAGCCCCTCGGCCAGGTCGGCCAGGATAGGGGCGTCCGCGATGCTGTAGATATGCGCGTGGAAGGCGTAGTTCAGTTCGAGATAGGACCGCAGGCCGCCGCCGTCGATGGCCGTATCGAGGTCACTGTCGATCGCGGTCAGGTGGTCGAGATCTGCCAGCCCCGCACGTTCGGTCGCCCTTAAAGTAAGGTGCGGATCGAGCCACTGGCGGGCAAGGATCAGCTCGGAAATGTTATCGGCGGTCAGGGTCGGGACCACCACGCGGCGGTTGCCCTGAAACTCCAGCGCGCCTTCGGCGGTCAGGCGGCGGATGGCCTCGCGCACCGGGGTCATACCGGCGCCAAGGCGGTCCGTCAGGCCCTGGATCGTCACCGCCTGCCCCGGCGCCAGGTCGCCAAACAGCACCAGCGCGCGCAATTCGCGATAGATCAACTCATGCGCGGGAACGCGTGCTTCCGGCGCGCCGTCGGTGCCGAATTTCTGGGCGTGTCTGGTCATTCGATCTGCTTTCCGTCGCGGCCATCCTTGCAATCGCCTTGCGAGTTTAGCGGCTGCGTGAAAGCATTACCATATTGCCATGTCCGGTTTTGTTTGATCAAATCCCGGGCCAAGGTGCGACAAGCGCCGAACCAAGGGGAGATACCGAATGACACAGAAGTTTCTGACCATGACCGCCGTTCTGGCGCTGGGCGCGACGAGCGCCATGGCGCAGGAAGTGCGCGTCTACAACTGGTCCGACTATATCGACGAAGACCTGCTGACCCAGTTCGAGGAAGAGACCGGGCTGGAGCTGGTCTATGACGTGTTCGACAGCAACGAAGTGCTGGAAACCAAGATGCTGGCCGGCGGTTCGGGCTATGACGTGGTGGTGCCCACGGGCAGCTTCCTGCTGCGCCAGATCCAGGCGGGCGCGTTCCAGAAGCTGGATTATGACAAGCTGCCCAACTCCGACAACCTGTGGGACGTGATCAAGGACCGTCTGAAGGGCTATGATTCCGACATTCCGATCAGCGAATACGCGATCAACTACATGTGGGGCACAACGGGCCTTGGCGTGAACACCGGCAAGGTGCAGGAAGTCCTGGGCGAGGATGCCCCGATCGACAGCCTGTCGCTGATCTTCGAGCCGGAGAACATGGAAAAGCTGGCCGAATGCGGCGTGCATTTCCTCGATGCGCCGGACGAGGTGATCCCGTCGGCGCTGACGTATCTGGGCCTCGACCCGAACAGCCATGACGAAGACGACCTTGAACAGGCCGGCGAACTGCTGATGTCCGTTCGACCGCATGTACAGAAATTCCACAGCAGCGAATACATCAACGCGCTGGCCAATGGCGATATCTGCGTGGCGATCGGCTGGTCCGGGGACGTGCTGCAGGCGCGGGACCGTGCCGCCGAGGCGGATAACGGTGTCGACATCGCCTATAACGCACCGAGCGAAGGCGCGGTGATGTGGTTCGACATGATGGCGGTCCCCGCCGACGCGCCGAACCCTGAGGGGGCGCACAAGTTCCTGAACTTCATCATGGATGCCGAGAACATGGCGGCGGCCTCGAACTATGTCTATTACGCCAACGGCAACAAGGCGTCGCAGGAATATCTTGAGGATGACGTGATCAACGATCCGGCGATCTATCCGTCGGAGGCCGCTCTTGAGAACACCTATATCAAGAAGCCCTATCCGGCGAAGGTGCAGCGGACGGTCACCCGTCTTTGGACCAAGATCAAGTCCGGCACCTGACGCAAGACATGACAGGACCCGCGCGGCACGCCCGTGCGGGTCCATTCCTTTCAAGGGGACGGGTATGCCGGAAACCAAGTTCGAGCCCTGGAACGATCCGAATGAAAAGCCGCTGATCCAGTTCAAGAACGTGACCAAGCGGTTCGGCACGTTCACCGCCATCGACGACCAGTCATTCGACATCTACGCGCAGGAATTCTTTGCCCTGCTGGGCCCGTCGGGCTGTGGCAAGACGACGATGATGCGGATGCTGGCGGGGTTCGAGACGCCGACCGAGGGCACGATCTTGCTGGGCGGGCGCGACATCGCGCCGATCCCGCCGAACAAGCGCGAAGTGAACATGATGTTCCAGTCCTACGCGCTGTTTCCGCACCTGTCGGTGAGCGACAACATCGCCTTTGGCTTGAAGCGTGACAAGCTGCCTGCCGACAAGATTGCGGCGCGAGTGGACGAGATGCTGAAGCTGACCAGGCTGGAGAAATTCGCGGGCCGCAAGCCACACCAGATTTCCGGCGGGCAGAGACAGCGCGTGGCGCTGGCCCGGAGTCTTGCCAAAGGGCCTAAACTTCTGTTGCTGGACGAACCGTTGGGGGCGCTGGATGCCAAGCTGCGGCAGGACACGCAGTTTGAGCTGATGGATATCCAGGAAAAGACCGGCACGACATTTGTCATCGTCACCCATGACCAGGAAGAGGCGATGACCGTGGCCAGCCGCGTGGCGGTGATGGATGACGGGCGGATCGTGCAGATCGCCACGCCGGACGAGATTTACGAGGCGCCGATCTCGGCCTATGTGGCGGATTTCATCGGCGACGTGACGCTGTTTTCCGGCACGGCAATGAACCGGACGCCGGGGGCGAAGCCTGTGGTGGCCGACGCATCCGAGGCCGAACCTGCACCGCAAGAGGCGGAAACGCCTGAAACAGAGACTGTCGAGACGCCCGAGGCGGTGGCCGAGATTGGCGTACCGGCAGAGCCGGAAGCGCCCGTCGCGTCCGATGACGTCGTGCGCGGGAAGCCGAAAGCGGCAACGGAGAAACCCGCGCAAGGGCCGCAACCCAACGCCTTGGGTCTGTGGCTGCATGACAAGGTCTGGGCCAAGGTGTTCGGTCCGCGCACCGATATCGTGCGGCAACTGCCGCCGCCGAACGACGCCGAAACAGAGGCCAAGGTGCCGGAAACAGAGACTGTTCCCGCCGAAACCACCGAAATTCCCGAAGGCGGCATCACCATCGACTGGGCCGAGGGGCAGCCGCCTCTGATCGCGCTCGACGCGCCGGATCTGGAGGATGGCACGGAAGTGAAGCTGGCGCTGCGCCCCGAGAAGATCGGGATTTCCAAGACCAAGCCCGACGCGGTCAACGCGCTGAAGGGCAAGGTGATCGACATCGCCTATCTCGGCAATCTGTCGACCTATCACGTCGAGCTGGAAAACGGCACGATGATCAAGGCGCAGCTGGCCAACACGCGCCGCATCTCGCGCCGGGATATCACCTGGGAAGACGAGGTCTGGGTCAGCTGGACCGGCACGGCGGGCGTGGTGCTGACATCATGAGGCGCGTAGCCCTGATCATAGTGCCCTACCTGTGGCTTCTGGCGCTGTTCCTGGTGCCATTCGCCATCGTGCTGAAGATCAGCCTTTCGGATATCGAACTGTCGATCCCGCCCTACACGCCGCAGCTGGACTTGTCCGAAGGCTGGGAGGGCGTGAAGGCGTTCTTCGCCGCGCTCGATTTCGAGAATTTCGTATTCCTGACAGAGGACGACCTTTACTGGAAATCCTACCTGTCCTCGCTGCAGATCGCGGTGATTTCGACCATCCTGACGCTGTTGGTGGGCTACCCGATCGCCTATGCGATGGCGCGCGCGCCGAACCACTGGCGACCGACGCTGCTGATGCTGGTGATCCTACCCTTTTGGACCAGCTTTCTGATCCGAGTCTATTCGTGGATGGGCATCCTATCGACCGAGGGGTATCTGAACCAACTTCTGCTGGGTTTGGGTCTGATTTCGGAACCGCTGATGATCCTGAACACCAATGTCGCTGTCTATATCGGGATCATCTACACCTATCTGCCGTTCATGATCCTGCCGATCTATTCGACGCTGGAGCGAATGGACGACAGCCTGCTGGAAGCGGCGGAGGATCTGGGGTGTTCGCGACTGACGGCCTTCTGGCTGGTGACGTTGCCGCTGTCGAAGAACGGGATCATCGCGGGCTGCTTCCTTGTCTTCATCCCGGTGATGGGCGAGTTCGTGATCCCGTCGCTGCTGGGTGGGTCGCAGACGCTGATGATCGGTAAGGTTTTGTTCGAGGAGTTCTTCAACAACCGGGACTGGCCGGTGGCGAGCGCGGTGGCGGTGATCCTGCTGTTGATCCTGATCATTCCGATCGTGCTGTTCCAGCGCAACGAACAAAAGCAGCGGGAGGCGGAAGGATGAGCGGCAGCAAAACTCTTGAGAAGAGTTTTGGCAAAAGCTTTGTCAAAGCTTTTGGCGCTCCGGCGTGGAGGGCTGTGCGATGAGACGCCTGTCATGGTTCAACACGACGTCCCTGACGCTGGGCTTTGCGTTCCTGTACCTGCCGATGGTCATCCTTGTGGTCTACAGCTTCAACGCGTCGCAGCTTGTGACCGTCTGGGCGGGCTTCTCGACCAGGTGGTACGGCGAGCTGTTGCAGAACGAGGCGTTCCTCGATGCGGCCTGGGTCACGTTGCAGGTGGCGGTCGTCAGCTCCACCATTGCGACGGTGCTGGGCACGATGGCGGCCTATGTGCTGGTGCGCGCCGGGCGATTCTGGGGCCGGACGCTTTTTTCGGGCATGATCTATGCGCCGCTGGTGATGCCTGAGGTGATCACCGGCCTGTCGCTCTTGCTGCTCTTTATCGGGATCGGGCTGGACCGGGGGGTGCTGACGATCATCCTGGCGCACACGACCTTTTCGATGTGCTTCGTGTCGGTCGTGGTGTCCTCGCGGCTGATCAGTTTCGACAGGTCGCTGGAAGAGGCGGCTCTGGACCTGGGCTGTTCGCCGTTTTCCGCCTTCCGGCTGGTGACCCTGCCGATCATCGCGCCGGCGGTGATTTCCGGCTGGCTGCTGGCATTCACGCTGTCGCTGGACGATCTGGTGATCGCCAGCTTCACCGCCGGTCCGTCGGCGACGACCCTGCCGATCAAGATCTGGTCGTCGATCCGGCTTGGGGTCAGCCCAGAGATCAACGCGCTGTCGACGATCCTGATCGCGCTCGTGGCGGTGGGTGTGATCGGCGCCTCGCTGATTTCCAAACGCCAACTGTTGCGGCAGGAAGCCGATGAAAAGGCCGCGGTGCGGGCCGAGGCGTGAGTGTGCTCAAACGGATCTGGGAGGACGGCGCTTACGGCGCCGTGCCGGTGGCCGATTGCTGGTGGGCGGATAGCGTTCCGGCGGACGACTTGCCTGCGCTGGAGGGCGACACGACGACCGAGGTCGCAGTAATCGGTGCAGGGTTTACCGGGCTGAACGCGGCGCTAGCGCTGGCCGAAGCGGGCGTGGGCGTGACTGTGCTGCAGGCGGAGCATCCGTTCTGGGGTGCATCGGGGCGCAATGGCGGGTTCTGTTGCCTGGGCGGCGCAAAGGCCAGCCATGCCACCATAAGGGCCAAGTTCGGTGAGGCAGAGGCCTGTGGTTTTGCGCAGGCGGAACTGGCGGCGGTGGCGCATGTGGGCGACCTGATCGACGGGCTGGGGCTGGACGTCGACCGCCATTCGGAAGGCGAGACGCAGCTGGCGCACCGCCCGAGAGATTTCGACGCGATGCGCGCGGATGTCGAGGCAACACGAAACCTTTATGGTGTCACGCCGACCATTACCCCACCAGCGGAGCTGGCGCAGGCGGGATTCAAAGGGCCGTTTCATGGCGCGTCGACCATGCCGATCGGCTTTGCCCTCAACCCACGGAAATACGCATTCGGACTTTGCCAGGCGGCACAGGCGGCGGGGGCTGTTGTGCATGGGCACAGCGCGGTCACGCGGATCGAAACCCTGGCCGATGGGCGCTACCGGCTGCACGCGGAAAAAGGCTCTGTTACAGCCGAAAAGTTCATTGTCGCCACCAACGGCTATAGCGCGGACAACCTGCCGGACTGGATGGGCGGGCGGTACCTGCCGACACAATCGAGCGTGATCGTCACGCGGCCCATGAGCGATGACGAACTGGCCGCGCAGGGCTGGACCAGCCGGCAGATGTGCTATGACACGCGGCACCTGCTGCACTATTTCCGGCTGATGCCGGACAACCGGATGCTGATGGGGATGCGCGGCGGGCTGAAGCATTCGCCCGGCACCGAGGCGCAGATCAAGGCAATGATCCGCGCCGATTTCGATAAGATGTTTCCTGCCTGGGCGCATGTGGAGACGCCGCATTACTGGTCGGGATTCGTGTGCTTGTCGCGCGACCTGATACCCTATGCAGGGCCAATTCCCGATATGCCGGGAGGGTTCGCGGCGTTCGCCTATCACGGCAACGGCGTGTCGATGGGCAGTTACGCCGGGCGGCTTTTGGCCGATCTGGTGCGGGACAATACGCCCGAGACGCCCTATCCCGCACCGCTGCGGCATACGCCGCGCAAGTTCCCGCTGGGCCGGTTCCGTCGGATGCTGATGCGGCCGGCCTATTTGCATTACGCTTGGCTCGATCGTTAGCCCTGCGGGGTTTTGGCCGCCTTGGCGCGCCCGCGTTGCAGGCCAAGCTGACGTTCGCGCAGGATGATGATGATCCCGGCCAGCACGATCAGCGCGGCACCGATCAGCATTTGCGCGGTAGGCACCTCGTCAAAGATGACATAGCCGATGGCGATGGCGAACAGCATCGAGGCATAGTCGAAGGGCGCGATGACGCTGGCATCGGCAAAGCG is part of the Roseovarius sp. THAF9 genome and encodes:
- a CDS encoding leucine-rich repeat domain-containing protein; amino-acid sequence: MSKYIAFIGLIVGVILMVGAGLVTWSQATGPKAAAEPSHDEKLLAEIEEMAKHPVVKARLPRTTEFILEKARTTVAEQNGPPIPCDADGLPGIRFGSQCVTSQSESIVSMRGPQFDWLSEFQGNANIRTIMSMGVEADDLSLLTGLPNLTRLSLFGAQVNDSSALSQLTDLTVLNIGSSNISDISFVADMPNLRVLQIFATDISDLSQLAGHPALQELDISQTAVTDLSPLVDVSTLVKLVMEQTEAADLSPLAGLTRLNTLSLRDMPVSDLSPLSDLTEMRSLYLGGTSINDISPLAAMTRLTTLDMDRTAVSDLSPLARIKTLHRLYLSETRVSDLAPVSGLSELSRLDLSATPVRDLTPIADLPKLRTLELKDADRADIVPLLGREGITIRQ
- a CDS encoding aspartate aminotransferase family protein; translation: MTAITNHMPTAELQALDAAHHLHPFTHGDALNKKGARVITRAKGVTLTDSEGHDYLDAMAGLWCVNIGYGREELAEAAARQMKELPYYNTFFQTTHVPAIALADKLAQLTPHDLNHVFFASSGSEANDTNIRIVRTYWEQKGHPGKKAIISRKNAYHGSSLGSASLGGMSAMHAQGGMPIPDIHHIDQPYWYGEGKDTDPAEFGLERARQLEHKILELGEDKVAAFIGEPVQGAGGVIVPPETYWPEIQRICRKYNILLIADEVICGFGRTGNWFGSETFEIKPDVMTIAKGVSSGYAPVGGSLVSDEVAEVLNGCEFAHGYTYSGHPVTCAVALENLRILDEEGIVTRVGAETAPYLKEKWQTLADHPLVGEAAICGLMGSIALSPDKANRAKFAADAGTAGLICREHCFANGLIMRHVGDRMVISPPLVITKSEIDTLVERATIALDLAHKQLKDEGLMKAAS
- a CDS encoding GntR family transcriptional regulator; this encodes MTRHAQKFGTDGAPEARVPAHELIYRELRALVLFGDLAPGQAVTIQGLTDRLGAGMTPVREAIRRLTAEGALEFQGNRRVVVPTLTADNISELILARQWLDPHLTLRATERAGLADLDHLTAIDSDLDTAIDGGGLRSYLELNYAFHAHIYSIADAPILADLAEGLWLRFGPSLRVVCGRMGTQNLPDKHKDMLNAMHARDAEAAARAIREDVIQGMEQVRVSLEQTAGAS
- a CDS encoding polyamine ABC transporter substrate-binding protein, with protein sequence MTQKFLTMTAVLALGATSAMAQEVRVYNWSDYIDEDLLTQFEEETGLELVYDVFDSNEVLETKMLAGGSGYDVVVPTGSFLLRQIQAGAFQKLDYDKLPNSDNLWDVIKDRLKGYDSDIPISEYAINYMWGTTGLGVNTGKVQEVLGEDAPIDSLSLIFEPENMEKLAECGVHFLDAPDEVIPSALTYLGLDPNSHDEDDLEQAGELLMSVRPHVQKFHSSEYINALANGDICVAIGWSGDVLQARDRAAEADNGVDIAYNAPSEGAVMWFDMMAVPADAPNPEGAHKFLNFIMDAENMAAASNYVYYANGNKASQEYLEDDVINDPAIYPSEAALENTYIKKPYPAKVQRTVTRLWTKIKSGT
- a CDS encoding ABC transporter ATP-binding protein → MPETKFEPWNDPNEKPLIQFKNVTKRFGTFTAIDDQSFDIYAQEFFALLGPSGCGKTTMMRMLAGFETPTEGTILLGGRDIAPIPPNKREVNMMFQSYALFPHLSVSDNIAFGLKRDKLPADKIAARVDEMLKLTRLEKFAGRKPHQISGGQRQRVALARSLAKGPKLLLLDEPLGALDAKLRQDTQFELMDIQEKTGTTFVIVTHDQEEAMTVASRVAVMDDGRIVQIATPDEIYEAPISAYVADFIGDVTLFSGTAMNRTPGAKPVVADASEAEPAPQEAETPETETVETPEAVAEIGVPAEPEAPVASDDVVRGKPKAATEKPAQGPQPNALGLWLHDKVWAKVFGPRTDIVRQLPPPNDAETEAKVPETETVPAETTEIPEGGITIDWAEGQPPLIALDAPDLEDGTEVKLALRPEKIGISKTKPDAVNALKGKVIDIAYLGNLSTYHVELENGTMIKAQLANTRRISRRDITWEDEVWVSWTGTAGVVLTS
- a CDS encoding ABC transporter permease subunit gives rise to the protein MRRVALIIVPYLWLLALFLVPFAIVLKISLSDIELSIPPYTPQLDLSEGWEGVKAFFAALDFENFVFLTEDDLYWKSYLSSLQIAVISTILTLLVGYPIAYAMARAPNHWRPTLLMLVILPFWTSFLIRVYSWMGILSTEGYLNQLLLGLGLISEPLMILNTNVAVYIGIIYTYLPFMILPIYSTLERMDDSLLEAAEDLGCSRLTAFWLVTLPLSKNGIIAGCFLVFIPVMGEFVIPSLLGGSQTLMIGKVLFEEFFNNRDWPVASAVAVILLLILIIPIVLFQRNEQKQREAEG
- a CDS encoding ABC transporter permease yields the protein MRRLSWFNTTSLTLGFAFLYLPMVILVVYSFNASQLVTVWAGFSTRWYGELLQNEAFLDAAWVTLQVAVVSSTIATVLGTMAAYVLVRAGRFWGRTLFSGMIYAPLVMPEVITGLSLLLLFIGIGLDRGVLTIILAHTTFSMCFVSVVVSSRLISFDRSLEEAALDLGCSPFSAFRLVTLPIIAPAVISGWLLAFTLSLDDLVIASFTAGPSATTLPIKIWSSIRLGVSPEINALSTILIALVAVGVIGASLISKRQLLRQEADEKAAVRAEA
- a CDS encoding FAD-binding oxidoreductase produces the protein MSVLKRIWEDGAYGAVPVADCWWADSVPADDLPALEGDTTTEVAVIGAGFTGLNAALALAEAGVGVTVLQAEHPFWGASGRNGGFCCLGGAKASHATIRAKFGEAEACGFAQAELAAVAHVGDLIDGLGLDVDRHSEGETQLAHRPRDFDAMRADVEATRNLYGVTPTITPPAELAQAGFKGPFHGASTMPIGFALNPRKYAFGLCQAAQAAGAVVHGHSAVTRIETLADGRYRLHAEKGSVTAEKFIVATNGYSADNLPDWMGGRYLPTQSSVIVTRPMSDDELAAQGWTSRQMCYDTRHLLHYFRLMPDNRMLMGMRGGLKHSPGTEAQIKAMIRADFDKMFPAWAHVETPHYWSGFVCLSRDLIPYAGPIPDMPGGFAAFAYHGNGVSMGSYAGRLLADLVRDNTPETPYPAPLRHTPRKFPLGRFRRMLMRPAYLHYAWLDR